GGTCGTAGTCGTGCACGAAAACCGGGGCCTGAATCCCCACATCGAGGACGTCTCCCGGCGCGCCGGCCTCGCCAGCTTCCTGGCCCTCGCCCCCGACGCCCTCACCCCGCTTGGCGGCTACCCAGGCAACGACGACGCCGGCCGCGAGCTGCAGGCCAAACGGGATCGAGATGAGATGCTGGAGGACTTCATCGCCGCGGCCGACTACCTCAAGGCGCACCCGATGTGCAACGGAAATGTCGGCGTCGTCGGGTTCTGCTTCGGTGGCTATATCTCGAATATGATGGCCGTCCGCATCCCCGACCTCAAGGCCTCGGTGCCGTTTTACGGCGGCCAGGCTCCGGTGGAGGACGTACCGAAGATCAACGCGCCGCTGCTACTGCATTACGCGGAGTTGGACGAACGCGTCAACGCCGGCTGGCCGGCGTACGAAGAGGCGCTCAAAGAACACGGCAAAACCTACACGGCCCACATGTACCCGGGGGCCGAGCACGGCTTCCATAATGACACCACACCCCGGTACGACGAAGCCGCCGCGAAGCTGGCCTGGCAACGGACGGTGGATTTCTTCAACCAACACATGCGTGGTTAATACGAATGATCTGGAATAAGCTTGCGAAGTATCAGGACGCCGGTCTGCTTGTCATCCGGCTGGGCCTGGGGTTGGGCTTTCTGTTTTTCCATGGATGGGAGAAGCTTGCCGGCGGGCCGGAACGCTGGGAGGGGCTCGGAAACGCCATGGGTGTGTTCGGGATCACCTTCGCCCCCACGTTCTGGGGCTTCATGGCCGCGTTTTCCGAGTCGGTCGGCGGCCTGTTGATCGCCGCCGGCTTGTTCTTTCGGCCGGTGTGTGCGATGTTGGCGTTTACGATGTTCGTTGCCTCGGCGCGCCACATCATCACCGGCGAAGGATCGGCCGCGCACTCGCTGAAATACATGATCATCCTGGCGGGCCTGATCTTCGTTGGGCCCGGGAAATACAGCGTGGATGAGTGGCTGAGCCGGAAGAAGTAAAAATTGCATGATGCCCATACGCTACGCGACCCTGTTCGTCCTTCTGCTCGTCGCCATCTGTTCTCCCGTTGTCGCCCAGGAGGACACCACGAAGTGGGACGTCAACGCGGCGTTCGGGCCGACGCAATCGGTTGCCTTCACGACGACGGAAGGGACCTGGATAAACCTGGACGTCAGCCCCGACGGCCAGCGCCTGGTGTTCGACCTCCTCGGGGACCTCTACACGCTCCCGGTCGCCGGCGGCAGGGCCACGCGCCTCACCAGTGGCCCGGCGTTCGACCTGCAACCGCGCTTCAGCCCGGATGGCCGGCGGATCGCCTTCACCAGCGACCGCGCCGGCGGCGATAACCTCTGGGTGATGGAGGCCGACGGCGCGAACCCCGCTCAGGTGACGAACGAGGACTTTCGCCTGGTCAACGGCCCCGCGTGGACGCCCGATGGGCAGTATCTGCTGGGCCGGAAACACTTCACCAGCACGCGATCGCTTGGCGCCGGCGAGGTGTGGATGTACCACACGTCCGGCGGCGCCGGCCTACAGCTCACGAAGCGCAAAAACGACCAGCAGGACCAGGGCAACGAAATCGCCCTCAGCCCCGATGGGCGCTACGTCTACTTCAGCGAGGATGTGAGCGGGGGCTCGACGTTCGAGTACAACAAGGACCCCAACAGCCAGATATACGCCATCCGCCGGTTGGATCGAGAGACGGGCGAGCTCAAGAACCTGATCACCGGCGCCGGCGGCTCGATCCGCCCGACCCCCTCGCCGG
This region of Rhodothermales bacterium genomic DNA includes:
- a CDS encoding dienelactone hydrolase family protein, with protein sequence MKEIKKEELDREVFRLFDHYVHGGISRRTFLDRVSQYTVGGVTAAAILEFLTPKYVAAQQVRAGDSRLDEEYIEYASPKGGGTIRGLLSSPVGNTTKLPGVVVVHENRGLNPHIEDVSRRAGLASFLALAPDALTPLGGYPGNDDAGRELQAKRDRDEMLEDFIAAADYLKAHPMCNGNVGVVGFCFGGYISNMMAVRIPDLKASVPFYGGQAPVEDVPKINAPLLLHYAELDERVNAGWPAYEEALKEHGKTYTAHMYPGAEHGFHNDTTPRYDEAAAKLAWQRTVDFFNQHMRG
- a CDS encoding DoxX family protein, which codes for MIWNKLAKYQDAGLLVIRLGLGLGFLFFHGWEKLAGGPERWEGLGNAMGVFGITFAPTFWGFMAAFSESVGGLLIAAGLFFRPVCAMLAFTMFVASARHIITGEGSAAHSLKYMIILAGLIFVGPGKYSVDEWLSRKK